The following are from one region of the Phycisphaerales bacterium genome:
- a CDS encoding UDPGP type 1 family protein: MPTYAQVRQRLENIQQDHLLRFYNELSSHEQDALLTQIDQLDLESVPALVQAYVKSKPAFSLSADVGPAPYFPNDPNSPTRRWDKAAAQKAGEALIRAGKVAAFTVAGGQGSRLGFDGPKGCYPAGAVTGKPLFQIFAENLLGVQDRYGAPVPWYIMTSPLNHQSTVSFFEQNRFFGLDRRNVMFFPQGVLPSFDMSSGKILLASKGEVATNPDGHGGSIRALHVSGALADMRKRGVEQISYFQVDNPIVRAIDPVFLGLHAGAGGGGLESSGEMSSKMVRKTGPGEKVGVFCSVNGKTEVIEYSDLPQTLQEQTLPDGTLRFIAGSIAIHVMSVEFVQRLATDPQFALPYHRAEKKIPHVNDKGEPVAPTGNNGVKLERFVFDALPLCRSSIVYETDRIEEFAPIKNATGVDSVESSREIQTRRAARWLTAAGVKVPTKADGTVDALLEVSARTATSAEELDAYKAKLPRAIEPGARMAL; the protein is encoded by the coding sequence ATGCCCACGTACGCCCAGGTTCGCCAGCGGCTCGAGAACATCCAGCAGGATCACCTGCTCCGGTTCTATAACGAGCTCTCCAGCCACGAGCAGGACGCCCTGCTCACCCAGATCGACCAGCTCGACCTTGAGTCGGTCCCGGCACTCGTGCAGGCGTACGTCAAGAGCAAACCCGCGTTCAGCCTGTCGGCCGACGTCGGCCCCGCGCCCTACTTCCCTAATGACCCGAACTCGCCGACGCGCCGCTGGGACAAGGCCGCGGCCCAGAAGGCCGGCGAGGCCCTCATCCGCGCCGGGAAGGTGGCCGCGTTCACCGTCGCCGGCGGCCAGGGCTCGCGCCTGGGCTTCGACGGCCCCAAGGGCTGCTACCCCGCGGGCGCGGTGACCGGCAAGCCGCTGTTCCAGATCTTCGCCGAGAACCTGCTGGGCGTGCAGGACCGCTACGGGGCGCCGGTGCCCTGGTACATCATGACCAGCCCGCTCAACCACCAGTCCACGGTCAGCTTTTTCGAGCAGAATCGCTTCTTCGGCCTCGACCGTCGCAATGTGATGTTCTTTCCGCAGGGCGTGCTGCCCAGCTTTGACATGAGTTCCGGCAAAATCCTGCTCGCGAGCAAGGGCGAGGTCGCCACGAACCCCGACGGGCACGGCGGCTCCATCCGCGCCCTGCACGTCAGCGGCGCCCTCGCCGACATGCGCAAGCGCGGCGTTGAGCAGATCAGCTACTTCCAGGTCGACAACCCGATCGTGCGGGCGATCGACCCCGTGTTCCTCGGCCTGCACGCGGGCGCGGGCGGCGGCGGGCTCGAGTCCTCCGGCGAAATGTCCAGCAAGATGGTCCGCAAGACCGGCCCCGGCGAGAAGGTTGGCGTGTTCTGCTCCGTCAACGGCAAGACCGAGGTCATCGAGTACTCCGACCTGCCGCAGACCCTCCAGGAGCAGACCCTGCCCGACGGCACGCTCCGCTTCATCGCCGGCTCGATCGCCATCCACGTGATGAGCGTGGAGTTCGTGCAGCGGCTCGCGACCGACCCGCAGTTCGCGCTTCCGTACCACCGCGCGGAGAAGAAGATCCCGCACGTGAACGACAAGGGCGAGCCGGTCGCCCCAACCGGCAACAACGGCGTGAAGCTCGAGCGGTTCGTGTTCGACGCTCTGCCGCTGTGCCGCTCGTCGATTGTCTACGAGACCGACCGGATCGAGGAGTTCGCGCCCATCAAGAACGCCACCGGCGTTGACAGCGTGGAGAGCAGCCGCGAGATCCAGACGCGCCGCGCGGCCCGTTGGCTGACGGCCGCGGGCGTAAAGGTGCCGACCAAGGCCGATGGGACGGTGGACGCGCTGCTCGAGGTTTCGGCCCGCACGGCCACCTCGGCCGAAGAATTGGACGCGTACAAGGCGAAGCTGCCACGGGCGATTGAGCCGGGGGCGCGGATGGCGCTGTGA
- the rlmN gene encoding 23S rRNA (adenine(2503)-C(2))-methyltransferase RlmN, whose amino-acid sequence MKHPRHHIFEQTPESLAAWCAERKMLPFRAKQILEWVYQKGVADPAMMSNLSKLDRDTLAREMTFLSGEVLLHQRATDGTQKLLVEWSDAGPRSPTAADNPQFDKPIPLPVLPAQKNLGDPSRQTECVMIPSLGTPTLRAGSSRVDDAADEDGMEMVDTDEEAESHHCSVAKRTGRAGPARRDGVPKGESSQRFTACISSQVGCPVGCKFCASGLGGLDASLSAGRIVEQVWRLGRLPGVRRITNVVFMGMGEPLSNLPAVVPAVRTMTSLWGLGISARKITISTVGLPKAIDKLSEQLDLPVTLALSLHAPNDELRRQLIPWAEYTTIKDLLAACQRWFEKTGREITLEYTLLRGVNDRPEHAEQLSQVARTLRANVNLIRYNEVKGMPFERPQTEDVRRFQEVLRARNVNAHIRASRGRDIAAACGQLRHEATHSPANPAAPG is encoded by the coding sequence TTGAAACACCCTCGCCATCACATCTTCGAGCAAACCCCCGAGTCGCTGGCCGCGTGGTGCGCCGAGCGGAAGATGCTGCCCTTCCGCGCAAAGCAGATTCTGGAATGGGTTTACCAGAAGGGCGTGGCCGACCCGGCCATGATGTCCAACCTGTCCAAGCTCGATCGCGACACCCTTGCCCGCGAGATGACATTCCTTTCAGGCGAGGTGCTGCTGCACCAGCGGGCGACGGACGGGACGCAGAAGCTGCTGGTGGAGTGGAGCGACGCCGGGCCGCGGAGCCCCACGGCCGCGGACAACCCCCAGTTCGACAAGCCGATCCCGCTGCCGGTGCTGCCGGCGCAGAAGAACCTGGGCGATCCGAGCCGGCAGACCGAGTGCGTGATGATCCCGTCGCTGGGTACCCCGACACTCCGTGCTGGGAGTTCACGGGTCGATGACGCGGCGGATGAGGACGGGATGGAGATGGTGGACACGGACGAGGAAGCGGAGTCGCATCATTGTTCGGTGGCGAAGAGAACAGGCAGAGCAGGCCCGGCTCGGAGAGACGGGGTACCCAAAGGCGAGAGCTCGCAGCGGTTCACGGCGTGCATCAGTTCGCAGGTGGGGTGCCCGGTGGGATGCAAGTTCTGTGCGTCGGGGCTGGGCGGGCTGGACGCGTCGCTGTCGGCGGGGCGGATCGTCGAGCAGGTGTGGCGGCTGGGGCGACTGCCCGGCGTGCGGCGGATCACGAACGTCGTGTTCATGGGGATGGGCGAGCCGCTGAGCAACCTGCCGGCGGTGGTACCGGCGGTGCGGACGATGACGAGCCTGTGGGGGCTGGGGATCTCGGCCCGCAAGATCACGATCTCAACGGTGGGCCTGCCCAAGGCCATCGACAAGCTGAGCGAGCAGCTGGACCTGCCGGTGACGCTGGCGCTTTCGCTGCATGCGCCCAACGACGAGCTGCGGCGGCAACTGATCCCGTGGGCGGAGTACACGACGATCAAGGACCTGCTGGCGGCGTGCCAGCGGTGGTTCGAGAAGACCGGGCGGGAGATCACGCTGGAGTACACGCTGCTGCGGGGAGTGAATGACCGGCCGGAGCATGCCGAGCAGTTGTCGCAGGTGGCCCGGACGCTGCGGGCGAACGTGAACCTGATCCGGTACAACGAGGTGAAGGGCATGCCGTTCGAGCGGCCGCAGACCGAGGACGTGCGGCGGTTCCAGGAGGTGCTGCGGGCGCGGAACGTGAATGCGCACATCCGGGCGAGCCGCGGGCGGGATATCGCGGCGGCGTGCGGCCAGCTGCGGCACGAGGCGACGCACTCACCGGCGAATCCGGCGGCACCGGGCTGA
- a CDS encoding TIGR02206 family membrane protein: MPALLAVADASEQRTFWPYTRDHWIALAVTAVVTVGLSWLGARWRGTPKGRTLHEGWTWFVIVVQVLSLYYYVWHRGFSWETSLPLEICDLAGMVSVVALWTGRRVPTLILYYWAFALTTNAFVTPILRQGPENLRYYVFWITHIVILASAVYVVVVQRFRPRGWDFGMITLVMCLYGAVVIPLDVIMEFNYGFVGDSKPDTPTAVDILGPWPLRLVWMFLAVHGLFLLLTVVWWRPRRREAVGSVGSVQQVR; this comes from the coding sequence TTGCCAGCCCTGCTCGCGGTGGCGGACGCTTCGGAACAGCGGACATTCTGGCCGTACACGCGCGACCACTGGATCGCGCTGGCGGTCACGGCGGTGGTGACGGTCGGGCTGTCGTGGCTGGGGGCTCGGTGGCGGGGCACGCCCAAAGGGCGCACGCTGCACGAGGGGTGGACGTGGTTCGTGATCGTCGTGCAGGTGCTGAGCCTGTACTACTACGTGTGGCACCGCGGCTTCAGCTGGGAGACGAGCCTGCCGCTGGAGATCTGCGATCTGGCGGGGATGGTGTCGGTGGTGGCGCTGTGGACCGGGCGGCGGGTGCCGACGCTGATCCTCTATTACTGGGCGTTCGCGCTGACGACCAACGCGTTCGTGACACCGATCCTGAGACAGGGACCGGAGAACCTGCGGTACTACGTGTTCTGGATCACGCACATCGTGATCCTGGCGTCGGCGGTGTACGTGGTGGTGGTGCAGCGGTTCAGGCCGCGGGGCTGGGACTTCGGGATGATCACGCTGGTGATGTGCCTGTATGGTGCGGTGGTGATCCCTCTAGACGTGATCATGGAGTTCAACTACGGGTTCGTGGGGGACAGCAAGCCGGACACGCCGACGGCGGTGGACATCCTGGGGCCGTGGCCGCTGCGGCTGGTGTGGATGTTCCTGGCGGTGCACGGTTTGTTTCTGTTGTTGACGGTGGTGTGGTGGAGGCCCCGAAGGCGCGAAGCGGTCGGTTCGGTCGGATCAGTCCAACAGGTCAGATAG
- a CDS encoding MraY family glycosyltransferase, whose amino-acid sequence MASYVLMLIGVGFAVSLPATWVVRAVSNRLNAHDTEPVPGQVKEQRRRVPNTGGVAVFLGLVLPIAAGLVFANLLEGHSADKGGADYAWLPGAVREHIGGIQNQTRLGLLLLGSLTLLHVLGLVDDRRPMGPWVKLLIMAVPAVAVPALSDTRLLTLLDAHVGSPWLSIVVTALWFLVVTNAMNFMDNMDGLAGGVGVVAASCFLAATLMQGQWFVGACLALLIGSVLGFLVFNFPLRRPATIFMGDGGSLLLGFTLAFLTARTTYYNEFNPEGTQWHAVFMPLIVLAVPLYDFVSVTAIRLSQGRSPFVGDLNHLSHRIVRRGLSKRAAVTAICALAAVTGSNAVFLGEMSAVHALFAGVQTLLVLLVIALIEFAATPKGVG is encoded by the coding sequence ATGGCTTCGTACGTGCTGATGCTGATCGGGGTGGGGTTCGCGGTGTCGTTGCCGGCGACGTGGGTCGTGCGGGCGGTGAGCAACCGGCTGAACGCGCACGACACGGAGCCGGTGCCGGGGCAGGTGAAGGAGCAGCGGCGGCGCGTGCCGAACACGGGCGGGGTCGCGGTGTTCCTGGGGCTGGTGCTGCCGATCGCGGCGGGGCTGGTCTTCGCGAACCTGCTGGAGGGGCACAGCGCCGACAAGGGCGGGGCGGATTACGCGTGGCTGCCCGGGGCGGTTCGGGAGCACATCGGGGGCATCCAGAACCAGACGCGCCTGGGGCTGCTGCTGCTGGGGTCGCTGACGCTGCTGCACGTGCTGGGGCTGGTGGATGACCGGCGGCCGATGGGGCCGTGGGTGAAGCTGCTGATCATGGCGGTGCCGGCGGTCGCGGTGCCGGCGCTGTCGGACACGCGCCTGCTCACGCTGCTGGATGCGCATGTGGGCAGCCCCTGGCTGTCGATCGTGGTGACGGCGCTGTGGTTCCTGGTGGTCACCAACGCCATGAACTTCATGGACAACATGGATGGGCTGGCGGGCGGCGTGGGCGTGGTGGCGGCGTCGTGCTTTCTCGCGGCCACGCTCATGCAGGGGCAGTGGTTCGTGGGTGCGTGCCTGGCGCTGCTGATCGGGTCGGTGCTGGGGTTCCTCGTGTTCAACTTCCCGCTGCGGAGGCCGGCGACGATCTTCATGGGCGACGGGGGGTCGCTGTTGCTGGGGTTCACGCTCGCGTTCCTCACGGCGCGGACGACGTACTACAACGAGTTCAATCCGGAAGGGACGCAGTGGCACGCGGTGTTCATGCCGCTGATCGTGCTTGCGGTGCCGCTGTACGACTTCGTGAGTGTGACGGCGATCCGGCTGTCGCAGGGGCGGAGCCCGTTCGTAGGCGACCTCAACCACCTGTCGCACCGGATTGTGCGGCGGGGATTGTCGAAGCGCGCGGCGGTGACGGCGATCTGCGCGCTCGCGGCGGTAACGGGGTCCAACGCGGTGTTCCTGGGAGAGATGTCGGCGGTGCACGCGTTGTTCGCGGGGGTGCAGACGCTGCTGGTGCTTCTCGTGATCGCGCTGATTGAGTTCGCGGCGACGCCGAAGGGGGTTGGGTGA